Part of the Thauera sedimentorum genome, CTGCCACGCCTGCCGGAGCCGGCACCGCTCTACTGAGCGGGCGCACAGGGCAGGAGCGGGCTTGCCCACGATGCGGCCGGCAAGGAAACCGCCGCCGCATCGCGGCCAAGGCCGCTCCTACGACACACGCCCTCCGCTTCAGCCCAGCGGCCCGCCCGCGGCAAGTACCGCCTGCGTGTCGCGCACCGCGTCGACCAGCGCCTCGTCCGCTTCGCCCGCCGCGCCCTGCCAGCGGTCGAAGTGCAGCAGCTGCTCGATCGGCAGGCGCGGCAGCCAGCCGGCAGCTTCCAGTTCTGGCTTGCGGTAGAAGTGGCTGACGTGGCCGATGCACAGGTAGGCCACCGGGGTGATGCCGGCGGGGATGCCGAGCGCCTCGCGCAGCGCGCGCTGGTGGAAGATGCTCACCCAGCCCACCCCCAGACCTTCGGCGCGCGCGGCGAGCCACAGGTTCTGCACCGCGCACACCGTGCTGTACAGATCCATGGTCTTGATGTGGGTGCGCCCCACCACCACCGGACCGTGGCGTTCGCGGTCGCAGGTCAGGCACAGGTTCACCGGTGCTTCGAGGATGCCTTCGAGCTTGAGCTTGCGGTAGGTGGTGCGCTGCTCGCCCTCGAACATCAGGGCGGCTTCCGCGTGCGCCTCCGTGAAGGCCGCATGCACCCGCCGTTTGACCTCGGGCGAACGCACCACGACGAAGTCCCACGGCTGCATGAAGCCGACCGAGGGCGCATGGTGGGCGGCGGCGAGGATGCGCGCCAGCACCTCGTCCGGCACCGGGTCGGGGAGGAACTCGCCGCGCACGTCACGGCGGGTGAAGATGGCCCGGTACACCGCGGCGCGCTCGGCGTCGTCGAAGGCGGGATGGGTCTGGATCTGCTGCAATGGGCTGCTCATCGTAGTCCCCTTGGTAAGAGCAGCGGTAGGAGCGGGCTTGCCCGCGATGCGGCTTCATTTGCATCCGGAACCACCCTATCGCGGGCAAGCCCGCTCCTACGCGCGGTGGACAATCCGTTCGGACAGTCCACGTGGACAGCGGCTTTCCACGCCGCTGCGGGTCGCGTCTCGAGGCCGGTCTTCCGACTGAGGTTCGTCCCGTCCGGACGCCTTCCCGGCCTGTTCGGCCAGTGGCTGCTTGCGCTTGCCCGGACGGTCCCCAACACGGCGCTGGGCACGTGGCGGAATCGCACCGCCTTCCCGATTCTCCCGCGCGTCATGCGCGGGCACCTCGAAACGGTGAAAGATCAGTTCGTCAGCAGGCGGGCGGCCACCTCCGGCGCGGACGGGAAATAGAAATGCACGTAGGAGGCGGTGAGCCGGCCGCGGCGGTAGATCGCCTCGCCCTCGCCGCCGTCCGGGCGCTGCGCGCGGCAGAGCGGCGCGAGCGCTGTCTCGGTCTTGGAGTAATGGAAGGTGTGACCGGTCAGGCGGCCTTCCGGCAGTTCGGCCTCCTGCATGCCGAGCGCCGCCAAACGCGGCTGCATCACCGCGCGGCCGGGCAGCAGGCCGCCGAAGGCATGCGTCACGCCGGCCTTGTCCACCACCGCATCGAACAGGCTCATCATGCCGCCGCACTCGGCCAGCAAGGGCTTGCCGGCGTCCACATGCGCGCGCAGGTCGGTCCAGAAGCCGGTATTCGCGGCCAGACGCTCACCGTGCAGTTCCGGATAGCCGCCGGGCAGCCAGACCGCATCGCATTCCGGCAGGCGCTCGCCGGCCAGCGGCGAGAAGAAGGCCAGACGCGCGCCGAGCGCGGTGAGCGTGTCGAGGTTGGCCGGGTAGATGAAGCCGTAGGCCGCATCGCGCGCCACTGCCACGGTGCGCCCGGCGAGCAGCGGCGCCGGCGCGGGCGCGGCCACCGGGGCGAAGTCGACCGGCGGCGGCAGTTCGCCCGCGCCGGTGGCGGCCAGCGCGTCGGCCATGCGGTCCAGGCGCTCGGCCAGATCGGCGATCTCGGCGGCCTGCAGCAGGCCGAGATGGCGCTCGGGCAGGGCCGCGCCGGCTTCGCGCGGCACCGCGCCGTACCAGCGCATGCCGTCCGGCAGCGCCGCGCGCAGCATGTCGGCGTGGCGCGCGCTGCCCACCCGGTTGGCAAGTACGCCGGAGAACGGCAGGCCGGGCCGGTAATGCGCCAGCCCGTAGGCCACCGCGCCGAAGGTCTGCGCCATCGCGCTGGCGTCGATCACCGCCATCACCGGGATGCCGAAGCGCTGGGCGATGTCGGCTCCCGAGGGTCCGCCGTCGTACAGGCCCATGACGCCTTCGACCAGGATCAGGTCGGCCTCGCGCGCCGCGGCGTGCAGCCGCCAGGCGGCATCCTGTTCGCCGCACATGCCCAGATCCAGGTTGTACACCGGTGCGCCGCTGGCCACCGCGTGGATCTGCGGGTCGAGGAAGTCCGGGCCGCACTTGAACACCCGCACCCGCCGCCCCTGGCGGGCGTGCAGGCGGGCGAGCGCGGCGGTGACCGTGGTCTTGCCCTGGCCGGAGGCGGGAGCGGCGACGAAGAGCGCCGGGCAGCGTTCAGTCATCGGCGGCCTCCCCGCGGTGGATGGCGCTGCAGCCGGCGTGCGGCGGGTGTGCCGGCGGCTCGCCCGCGTCCGGCTGGAACCAGGCCAGGCGCGGGTACAGGCCCACCACCCCGCCCACTACGGTGAGCGCGGGCGGACGGATGCCGGCCCGCGCGACCTGCCCGGCCAGGTCGGCCAGCGTAGCCACCGCCACGCGCTGCTGTGCGGTGGTGCCGCGCTCGATGACGCCTGCCGGCGTGCTCGCCGGCAGGCCGTGTTCGACCAGGCGGGCGCAGATCTCGCCCAGGCGCGAGATGCCCATGTAGATCACCAGGGTCTGATTGGGGCGGGCGAGCATCGGCCAGTCCAGCTCCAGCGCGCCGTCCTTGAGGAAGCCGGTGGCGAACACCACCGACTGCGCATGGTCGCGGTGGGTGAGCGGGATGCCGGCGTAGGCGGCGATGCCCGCCGCCGCAGTCACGCCGGGCACCACCTCCACGGTGATCCCCGCGGCCATCAGCGTCTCCATCTCCTCACCGCCGCGCCCGAAGATGAAGGGGTCGCCGCCCTTCAGCCGCACCACCCGCCGCCCGGCGCGCGCATGACGCACCAGCAGGGCGTTGATCTCGTCCTGCGGCAGGGTGTGGTCGGCGGCCTTCTTGCCGACGTAGATGCGCGCGGCCGCAGCGGGCGCGAGCTCGACGATGAGCGGACTGACCAGATTGTCGTACACCACCACCTCGGCACCGGCCACCAGGCGCGCGCCGCGCAGGGTGAGCAACTCCGGGTCGCCGGGGCCGGCGCCGACCAGGTAGACATGACCGGGTTGCGGCCCCGGACGGGCGCTGGCAAGTTCAGGCAGGGACATGCTTGCTCTCGGTGTGGCGGGACCAGGGACATGGTTTCGCTGTCAACATAGCGCCTATCGGCCCGCCTTGTCGGCCAGTTCCGCCAGCCCGGCCAGCACGCGCGCGCCCGGCTGGAAGAAATTCTCCCCGACGAGGTGGATCACCGGCACCGGCAGCAGGCCGAGCAGGGCGTTGCATTGCTGGGCATCGGTGCGGTCGAGCGAGAACACCACGTCCGGCTGCAGCCGGTCGACCGCGGTGAGCAGATCCTCGTACTCCTCGCCGGGGCGGATGTGGCGGATGCGCGGCGCGCTCTCCACCAGCTCGAAGCCGGCATGCGCGAACACGTCGCCGACGAAGTGGGCGCGGCCGAAGGAATACGGCATCGCGCTGCACGCCGACAGCACCAGCACGCGCCGCCCCTTGCCGCCCACCCGTGCGGCGGCGGCCTGCCAGTCGCGGCGGAAGGCGGCTACCCGGGCATCGACGTCGGGCACGCCGCTGGCGTGCCCCAGTTCGGCGAGCATCGCCTCGGCGTCGGCCAGCGAGGCGAAGCCGTTCACCCGCAGCAGCCGGGCGCCGGCCGGCAGCGCGTCCTGCAGGGCGGCCGCGTCCGTGCCTTCGGACGCCACCAGCAGATCCGGGGCGAGCAGTTCGATGGCGTCGACGTCCGGGTCCTTCACCCCGCCGGTGCGCGGCAGATCGAGCGTGTCGTAGCGCGACACGCCGACGATGCAATGGCCGCGCCCCAGCCAGTCGAGCGCGGCGCTCAGATAGGGCGACTGGCTGACGATGCGCGGGCAGTCGCCGGCCAGGACAGCGCTGGAGGCGGCCAGCAGCAGGCCGGCAACAAGGGTACGGAACAGCGTGGTGAGAGTTTTCATGGGTTCAGTCGGGAATGAAGTTGACCCGCCCGTCGAGCACATGCCGGCGCAGCGGATGGCCGAAGGCTTCGCTCAGCAGCGCCGCCTGCAGCACCTCGTCGCGCGCCCCGGCGCGCACGCCGCCACGGCCGTCGAGCAGGATGATCTGGTCGGCGTAGCGCGCCGCCAGGTTGATGTCGTGCAGCACCATGACCACGCCGCGTCCGGCGTCCGCCAGCCCGCGGATCAGGTCGAGCACCGCGATCTGGTAATGCAGGTCGAGGTGGTTGGTGGGCTCGTCGAGCAGCAGCAACTGCGGCGCCTGGGCCAGCAGCGCGGCCACCGCCACGCGCTGGCGCTCGCCGCCCGACAGGGTGAGGATGTCGCGCCCGGCCATGTCGGCCAGCCCCACGTCGGCCAGCGCCGCGCGCGCAATGCGCTCGTCCTCCGGCCCTTCCCAGCCCCAGCGCCCGAGGTAGGGGTGTCGCCCGACCAGCACGGTCTCCAGCACGGTGGAGGAGAAATGGTCCGGCTGCTGCTGCGCCAGCAGTCCGCGGAAGCGCGCGGCCTCGGTGGCACGCCAGGCGGCATACGGCAGGCCGCCGAGCAGCACGCTGCCCACGGACGGTTCGCGCAGGCCCGCCAGGGTATGCAGCAGGGTGGTCTTGCCGGCGCCGTTGGGGCCGAGCAGCACCAGGCATTCGCCACCCTTGAGCGTAAGGCTGAACTCGCAACACAGCCAGCGCTCGCCGACCTGCAGCGCGAGGCGGTCCGCTTCCAGCATGGGGGCGGCGGCCGGCGTCATCGCTGACGCCTCGCCAGCAGGAAGAGGAAGACCGGCACGCCGATCAGCGCGGTCAGCACCCCCACCGGCAGTTGCAGCGGCGCGATCACGGTACGCGCGGCGGTGTCAGCAAGGGTGAGCAGCGCGCCGCCGGCCAGCATCACCGCGGGCAGCAGCAGACGCTGGTCGTTGCCGACGACGAAGCGCACCAGGTGCGGCACCACCAGGCCGACGAAGCCGACCGAGCCGACCAGGGTCACCGCCACCGCGGTGAGCAGCGAGGCGAGCACGTAGAGCAGGTAGCGCAGGCGGCGCACCTGCACGCCGAGCGCCTGCGCCGCGAGTTCGCCGCGCGCCAGCAGGTTGAGCTCCCGGGCGAAGGGCAGCGCGGCGAGCAGGCCGGCGGCCATCACCGCCAGCGCCGGCCACGGGCGGGTGGCGCCGGAGGCGTCGCCCATCAGCCAGAACAGCATGGACTGCACCCGGGTATCGGGGGCCAGCGCAAGCATCAGCGTGACCGCCGCGCCGCAGCCGGCGGCGACGATCACCCCGGTGAGCAGCAAGCGGGTCTGGGTCCATGAACCGTCGCCGTGCGCCAGACCGAACACCAGCAGCATGGCCGCCAGCGCCCCGCCGAAGGCGGCGCCGTCGACCAGCAGCGGCGCCAGACCGAACAGCATCGCCGCCAGGGCGCCGACCGCCGCGCCGCCGGAAATGCCGAGCACGTAGGGGTCGGCCAGCGGATTGCGCAGCAGCACCTGCATCAGCGCACCGGCCATCGCCAGCAGCCCGCCACAGGCATACACCGCCACCGCGCGCGGCAGGCGCAGTTCGCGCACCACGTCCGCGCCCATGCCCTGCCCGCCGCCGAACAGCGCGCCGAGCACTTCAAGGGCCGGGATGTCCAGCTCGCCGGCGGCCAGCGCCCATACTTGCGCCAGCACGCCGGCCAGCGCCAGTCCGGCGATCACCGCCCACGCACGCCGCCGCCCCGTGGACGGGACGGCATGCGAGGAATGCGGGTGGGCGGCGCTCACGTTAGCTTAGCGCGGGGCGTAGCGCACGCCGACGAAATAGCTGGCGCCGGGGGTCGCGTAACCCTTGGCCAGTTCGTACTGCTTGTCGAAGATGTTGTTCGCCCGCATTTCCACGCGCCAGTCCTGAGCCAGGCGGTAGTGTACATAGGCATCGACCACACCGTAGCTGCCGAGGCGATTGGTGTTGCCCGCGTCGTCGTAGCGATAGCCCTGGCCGTTCACGTCCACGCCGTAGGACCAGTTGCCGATGCGGTGATCCACCTTCAGGAAGGCCGCGTTGCTCGCCCTGCGCGCGAGACGGTTGCCGGTGGCCTCGTCATGCGCGCTGAGCCAGTCCACGCCAACCTGGACGCCGAGATTGCCCAGCTCCACCCGGTAGGCGAGCTCCACGCCCTTGAGCCGTGCCTCGTTCAGGTTGGCGGGCGGCCAGCCGCTGATCAGGTCGCGCACCTTGTTGTCGTAGTAGGTCGCATCCACCGTCTGGCGGCCGTCGTCCCAGCGCAGGCCGATCTCGCGGTTGAGCGCGCGCTCCGGCTTGAGGTCGGGGTTGCCGCCGCCGAAACCGGTATCCGGCCAGTAGAGCTGGTTGAAGGTGGGCGCGTTGAAGGCGGTGGCGATGCTGCCGCGCACGCTCCACTCCTGGTCGATGTCGTAGCCGTAGGCCAGCAGGCCGGTGGTCTTGCCACCGAACTGCGAGTTGTCGTCGCGCCGCACGTTGACCTGGATGTTGTGGGCGTCGAGCTTCGCCGACCAGCCGAGCGACCAGGCCTTGACCGTGCGCTCGTCGACGGTGAACGCCGTCGTGCCGTCCACCCTGCTCCTGACGTAGTCGAAGGCCGCCATCAGCACGCCCAGCGGCAGGTCGATGTCGTGCTGCCAGGAGAACTGATCCTGCGTCGTGTAGAACTCCGACGGCCGCGCCACCGTGGCCCGGTTGTCGAGCCGGTCGCGGCTGCGCGCCACCCGCAGGGTGCTCCGCCAGCCCTCGGAGAGCTGGTTGATGGCATAGACGCCGGCCGAATCGATACGCTTGTCGAGATAGGAGTCGAAGCTCAGGTTGGTGTCATACCAGTTGCGGCCATCCGACTGGTAGAGATTCACGCCGATCTCGTCGCGCTCGCGCAGGCCGAGCGCAAGATTGGCGCTCACGAAGGCGTTGCGGAAGCCGTCCCGGTCGGTGTCGTGAATACCCTCGTTGCGGGCGTCGAAGCCCCGCGTGCGGTCCTGCCCCAGGGTCAGGCTGTAGCGGAAGCGTTCGACGCCGCCGGCCAGCGAGGCATTCACCTGCCGGGTATCGTCGCTGCCGTATCCGGCGAACAGCTGCGGATGAAAACCGCTGCTGCCCTTGCGGGTGAACACCTGGATCACGCCGCCGATCGCCTCGGAGCCGTACAGCGCGCTGGCAGGGCCGCGCAGGACTTCGATGCGCTCGATCATCGCCAGCGGAATGGCTTCCAGCGTCGCCTGCCCGCTGGTCGCCGAGCCGACGCGCACGCCGTCGATCAGCAGCAGCACGTGGCGCGACTCGGTACCGCGGATGAAGAAACTGGAGTTCGAGCCCGGTCCGCCGTTGCTGGCCACGCGTACCCCGGGGACCGCACGCAGGACGTCGATCAGCGTCGACTGCCCGGCGCGCTCGATCTGCTCGCGCTCGATCACCTCGACGCTGGCCAGGACTTCGTCGGCGCGCTGCGCCTGGCGGGTTGCGGTCACCACTACGGCATCGGCGGTCTTCTCCGCGCTCGCCAAGGCCACGGAAGAACACGGAAACGCGGCGGCCAGCGCAAGGGCCACCGCGGAATAACGGATTTTCATTTGAGTCATGCTCCCTGTGCCACGCCGGGCGTCCCCGCACGCCGTGGCAATCGTCGAAACGATGCGCACACGAGGGGTATCGAGAGCAATATGGAACGCGCCCGTCGCCGCCACCCCGCGGCACATCCGCCAGTGCGTTCGAGGCCGGTATCCGGGCTCGTGAACTGTGCCGGCGCGGTCTTGCCGTCCGGACTCGGCGCATCGCCTTCCCGGGTCTCGATCAACCCAGTGGCCGTCTGATGCGCCTTGCGCTCACTTACCGTTGCGGGGGCAGCACAGGCATAGCGGCTGAGGGCCGCGCACCTGTTTCCCGTTTAACCCCTTGGCGTGGACCGCCGCGGGGCACCTGAAACGCGTTGCACCCTGAACGGGTGCGGGGCGGATAATAGCGCGTTCGTCACCACTTGTGCAGCGCGACATCACGCGCCACGCCCCTTCATGAGCATAGAACTGATACTCGGCGGCGCCCGCTCCGGCAAGAGCCGCCACGCCGAAACGCGCGCACAGGCCAGCGCTGCGGCGGTCACCGTCATCGCCACCGCGCAAGCCCTGGACGAGGAGATGGTCGCCCGCATCCGCCGCCACCAGAACGACCGTCCGTCAGCCTGGCGCACCGTCGAGACCCCCCGCGCCCTGGCCGCGACGCTGTCGCGCGAAGCCGCTCCCGGGCGCTGCCTGGTCGTCGATTGCCTCACCCTGTGGCTGGCCAATCTGCTGGACGGTGCCGAAAACCTGCCGCCCGGCGCGGACGCCAGCGCGCTGCCGCACTTCACCGAGGAGCGCGACGCCCTGCTCGCCACCCTGCCGCAACTGCCCGGCCACATCCTGCTGGTGTCCAACGAAGTCGGCCTCGGCCTGGTCCCCGAGCACCCGCTCGGCCGACTGTTCCGCGACGAGGCCGGACGGCTCAACCAGCAGGTCGCGCAACTAGCTGACACCGTCACCTTCGTCGCCGCGGGGCTGCCGCTCACGCTGAAGGCCCCCGGGTAGGAGCGGCCTTGGCCGCGATTGCGGCGTGCGGAGAACGAAAGCAGCATCACGGGCAAGCCCGCTCCTACCGTTGCCCCTACCATCGTCAAGGATGGTCCCGCCCGCCCCGTGCTACCCTTGCCGCCCCCGGACATCCACCGCCCTCACGAGACCCCGCCCGCCATGGACTTCCGCATCGCCACGCCCGACGCCGCGCTCGCCCCGCGCCTGCAGCAGCGCATCGACCAGAAGACCAAGCCGCCGGGCGCGCTCGGCCGCCTGGAGGCGCTGGCGCTGCAAATCGGGCTGGTGCAGGGCACCGAGGCGCCGGAGCTGCGCCAGCCGCACATCATGGTGTTCGCCGGCGACCACGGCGCCGCGCGCGCCGGGGTGTCGGCCTTTCCGCAAGACGTCACCTGGCAGATGGTGGAGAACTTTCTCGCCGGCGGCGCGGCGATCAACGTGTTCTGCCGGCAGATGAGCCTGGGCCTGACGGTGATCGACGCCGGGGTTAACCACGATTTCGGCCGCCGCCCCGGCCTGATCGACGCCAAGCTCGGCGCGGGCACGGTGAACTACCTCGAGCAGCCGGCGATGGACGCCGAGACCGTGCGCACCGCCCTCGCGCGCGGCCGCGAGCTGGCCCACGCGCTGGCCACCAACGGCTGCAACTGCGTGGGTTTCGGCGAGATGGGCATCGGCAACACCGCGGCCGCCTCGCTGATCACCCACTGCCTGACCGGCGAGGCGTTGGCCACCGTCACCGGCCGCGGCACCGGGCTGGACGACACCGGCCTCGCCCGCAAGCGCGCGCTGCTGGAGACCGCGCTGGCACGCGGCGGCCGCCCGGGCGACCCGCTACAGGTGCTCGCCGAGTACGGCGGCTTCGAGATCGCCATGATGGCCGGCGCCATGCTGGGCGCGGCCGAGCGCGGCATGCTGCTGCTGATCGACGGTTTCATCGTCACCGCCGCGCTGCTCGCCGCGCACGCCATCTCGCCCGCGCTGCTGCCCTACTGCGTATTCGCCCACCGCTCGCAGGAAGCCGGCCACCGCGTGCAGCTCGCCCACCTGGGCGCCGAACCGCTGATGGACCTCGACCTGCGCCTGGGCGAAGGCACCGGCGCGGCGCTCGCCTTCCCGCTGGTGCAGGCGGCGGTGAACTTCCTCGCCGAGATGGCGAGCTTCGCATCCGCCGGCGTGAGCGACCGCGAGGCCTGATCCGGCCGCCATGCGCTACCAGCTCGAACTCTTCTTCACCGCCCTGGGCTTCTTCACCCGCATCCCGGTGCCCGCCTGGGTGCCGTGGTCGCCGGAGCGCCTCAACCACGCGGCACGCTACTTCCCGCTGGTCGGCTGGGTGGTCGGCGGGGTGGGCGCGGGCGCCTTCCTCGCCTTCGCGCTGGTGCTGCCGGCCTCGCTCGCGGTGATCCTGTCGATGGCCGTCACCATCCGCCTCACCGGAGCCTTCCACGAGGACGGCTGGGCGGACACCTGCGACGGGCTGGGCGGCGGCTGGGACAAGGCGCAGGTGCTCACCATCATGAAGGACTCGCGCATCGGCAGCTACGGCACCGTGGGCGTGGTGCTGATGCTGCTCGCCAAGGCGGCGGCGCTGGTGGAGCTGGCCGCGCACGGCCACGCCGCCGCAGCGCTCGCGCTGCTCGCCGCGCATCCGCTGTCGCGCCTCGCCTCGACCAGCCTGATCCACTGGCTGCCCTACGTACGCGAGGACGAAAGCTCGAAATCGAAACCGCTCGCGCGCGCCTTGCGTCCGGCGGAGCTCGCCGCCGCCACCGCCTTCGGCCTCGCCCCGCTCGCCCTTCTCGCTCCACTTCAGGCGGCGGCCGCACTGGTCGCGGTGGCCGCGCTCACGTTGTGGGCGGCGCGCGTCTTCCTGCGCCGCCTCGGCGGCTACACCGGCGACCTGCTCGGCGCCGCCCAGCAAGGCACCGAGCTCGCCTGCTATCTCGGAATTCTCGCAGCATGGAACTACACCTGATCCGCCACCCCAAGCCGGACATCGCGCCCGGGGTGTGCTACGGCCAGCGCGACATCGGCCTGGCCGAACCGGCCGCTGCGGTGGCCGAACGCCTGCGCCCGCTGCTGCCCGCGGCGTACGAGCTGCACGCCAGTCCGCTGGCACGCGCCCGCCTGCTGGCCGAAGAGCTGGGCGCCCCGCGCCTGGACGAGCGCCTCAAGGAGATCCACTTCGGCGAGTGGGAAGGCCAGCCCTTCGACACCCTGGGCAGCGCGCTCGACGAATGGTCGCGCGACCCGCTGGGTTTCCGCGCCCCGGGTGGCGAATCGGCGCGCGAGATGAGCGCCCGCGTGCTGCGCTGGCTCGACGGCCTCATCGCCGCCGCCCCGCAGCAAGCCGTGGTGGTGGTCGCCCACGGCGGCCCGCTGCGCGTCATCGCCGGGCACCTCCTCGGCCTGCCGGCCGAACGCTGGCTGGGGCTGGATTTCGCCTGCGGCCATGTAACCCGGCTGGACGTGGAGAGCTGGGGCGTGGTGCTGAAGTGGTTCAACCGCTGAGCCAGCCCTGTCCCCGGTAGGCGCGGGCTTGCCCGCGATGCGGCGGAGGTTTCCCGAAGGGCGCATCGCGGCCAAGGCCGCTCCTGCATTGCCCCGCAAGCGCGATGCACATCGCTGCCACGCCGTGCGAGCGATATTCCCCGCCTTCATGGGATAATCGCGGACTTTCCATCCTGCTGGCTGCCGCGCTGTTTATGCTGCCTCCCCTGCCCGATTTCTCCGCCGGTCGCATCATCGTGGTCGGCGACGTGATGCTCGACCGCTACTGGCACGGCTCCACCGACCGCATCTCGCCCGAGGCCCCGGTGCCGGTGGTCCGCGTACAGAACGACGAATTCCGCGCCGGCGGCGCCGGCAACGTGGCGCTCAACGCCGCCTCGCTGGGCGGGCGCGCCGAGCTGGTCGGCCTGGTCGGCCGCGACGAGGCCGGGCGCCTGCTGCGTGAAAAGCTGGACGCCGGTGGCGTCGCCTGCCGCCTGCTGGAGGCGCCGCAGCACCCCACCATCACCAAGCTGCGCATCATCAGCCGCCATCAGCAGCTGATCCGCCTGGACTTCGAGGACAACTTCGCCGTGCTCGAGTCCGCCGGCATCGAGCAGGCCTTCGAGGGCGCGCTGCCGGGCGGCGGCGCGGTGGTGCTGTCCGACTACGGCAAGGGCACGCTGGCCCAGGTCGGCAGCCTGATCCGGGTGGCGCGCGAACAGGGCGTGGCAGTGGTGGTCGACCCGAAAGGCACCGATTTCGGCCGCTACTGCGGCGCCACGGTGATCACCCCGAACATGAGCGAATTCGAGGCGGTGGTCGGCCATTGTGCATCTGAGGCCACGCTGCGCGAACGCGGCGAGGCGCTGCGCGAGGCGCTGGACCTGGAAGCACTGCTGGTCACCCGCTCGGAGCGCGGCATGACGCTGCTGCAGCGCGGGCAGGCACCGCTGGACCTGCCCACCCGTGCACGCGACGTGTTCGACGTCACCGGCGCGGGCGACACCGTGGTCGCGGTGCTGGGCGCGGGCCTGGCCTGCGGGCTGTCGCTGGCCGACGCCACTGCGCTGGCCAACCTCGCCGCCGGCGTGGTGGTGGGCAAGCTGGGGACGGCAACGGTGAGTATGGAAGAACTGCGCGCGGCGGCGCTATCG contains:
- a CDS encoding ABC transporter substrate-binding protein; amino-acid sequence: MKTLTTLFRTLVAGLLLAASSAVLAGDCPRIVSQSPYLSAALDWLGRGHCIVGVSRYDTLDLPRTGGVKDPDVDAIELLAPDLLVASEGTDAAALQDALPAGARLLRVNGFASLADAEAMLAELGHASGVPDVDARVAAFRRDWQAAAARVGGKGRRVLVLSACSAMPYSFGRAHFVGDVFAHAGFELVESAPRIRHIRPGEEYEDLLTAVDRLQPDVVFSLDRTDAQQCNALLGLLPVPVIHLVGENFFQPGARVLAGLAELADKAGR
- a CDS encoding cobyrinate a,c-diamide synthase → MTERCPALFVAAPASGQGKTTVTAALARLHARQGRRVRVFKCGPDFLDPQIHAVASGAPVYNLDLGMCGEQDAAWRLHAAAREADLILVEGVMGLYDGGPSGADIAQRFGIPVMAVIDASAMAQTFGAVAYGLAHYRPGLPFSGVLANRVGSARHADMLRAALPDGMRWYGAVPREAGAALPERHLGLLQAAEIADLAERLDRMADALAATGAGELPPPVDFAPVAAPAPAPLLAGRTVAVARDAAYGFIYPANLDTLTALGARLAFFSPLAGERLPECDAVWLPGGYPELHGERLAANTGFWTDLRAHVDAGKPLLAECGGMMSLFDAVVDKAGVTHAFGGLLPGRAVMQPRLAALGMQEAELPEGRLTGHTFHYSKTETALAPLCRAQRPDGGEGEAIYRRGRLTASYVHFYFPSAPEVAARLLTN
- a CDS encoding FecCD family ABC transporter permease is translated as MIAGLALAGVLAQVWALAAGELDIPALEVLGALFGGGQGMGADVVRELRLPRAVAVYACGGLLAMAGALMQVLLRNPLADPYVLGISGGAAVGALAAMLFGLAPLLVDGAAFGGALAAMLLVFGLAHGDGSWTQTRLLLTGVIVAAGCGAAVTLMLALAPDTRVQSMLFWLMGDASGATRPWPALAVMAAGLLAALPFARELNLLARGELAAQALGVQVRRLRYLLYVLASLLTAVAVTLVGSVGFVGLVVPHLVRFVVGNDQRLLLPAVMLAGGALLTLADTAARTVIAPLQLPVGVLTALIGVPVFLFLLARRQR
- a CDS encoding ABC transporter ATP-binding protein, with translation MTPAAAPMLEADRLALQVGERWLCCEFSLTLKGGECLVLLGPNGAGKTTLLHTLAGLREPSVGSVLLGGLPYAAWRATEAARFRGLLAQQQPDHFSSTVLETVLVGRHPYLGRWGWEGPEDERIARAALADVGLADMAGRDILTLSGGERQRVAVAALLAQAPQLLLLDEPTNHLDLHYQIAVLDLIRGLADAGRGVVMVLHDINLAARYADQIILLDGRGGVRAGARDEVLQAALLSEAFGHPLRRHVLDGRVNFIPD
- a CDS encoding TonB-dependent receptor domain-containing protein encodes the protein MKIRYSAVALALAAAFPCSSVALASAEKTADAVVVTATRQAQRADEVLASVEVIEREQIERAGQSTLIDVLRAVPGVRVASNGGPGSNSSFFIRGTESRHVLLLIDGVRVGSATSGQATLEAIPLAMIERIEVLRGPASALYGSEAIGGVIQVFTRKGSSGFHPQLFAGYGSDDTRQVNASLAGGVERFRYSLTLGQDRTRGFDARNEGIHDTDRDGFRNAFVSANLALGLRERDEIGVNLYQSDGRNWYDTNLSFDSYLDKRIDSAGVYAINQLSEGWRSTLRVARSRDRLDNRATVARPSEFYTTQDQFSWQHDIDLPLGVLMAAFDYVRSRVDGTTAFTVDERTVKAWSLGWSAKLDAHNIQVNVRRDDNSQFGGKTTGLLAYGYDIDQEWSVRGSIATAFNAPTFNQLYWPDTGFGGGNPDLKPERALNREIGLRWDDGRQTVDATYYDNKVRDLISGWPPANLNEARLKGVELAYRVELGNLGVQVGVDWLSAHDEATGNRLARRASNAAFLKVDHRIGNWSYGVDVNGQGYRYDDAGNTNRLGSYGVVDAYVHYRLAQDWRVEMRANNIFDKQYELAKGYATPGASYFVGVRYAPR
- the cobA gene encoding uroporphyrinogen-III C-methyltransferase, with product MSLPELASARPGPQPGHVYLVGAGPGDPELLTLRGARLVAGAEVVVYDNLVSPLIVELAPAAAARIYVGKKAADHTLPQDEINALLVRHARAGRRVVRLKGGDPFIFGRGGEEMETLMAAGITVEVVPGVTAAAGIAAYAGIPLTHRDHAQSVVFATGFLKDGALELDWPMLARPNQTLVIYMGISRLGEICARLVEHGLPASTPAGVIERGTTAQQRVAVATLADLAGQVARAGIRPPALTVVGGVVGLYPRLAWFQPDAGEPPAHPPHAGCSAIHRGEAADD
- the bluB gene encoding 5,6-dimethylbenzimidazole synthase, whose product is MSSPLQQIQTHPAFDDAERAAVYRAIFTRRDVRGEFLPDPVPDEVLARILAAAHHAPSVGFMQPWDFVVVRSPEVKRRVHAAFTEAHAEAALMFEGEQRTTYRKLKLEGILEAPVNLCLTCDRERHGPVVVGRTHIKTMDLYSTVCAVQNLWLAARAEGLGVGWVSIFHQRALREALGIPAGITPVAYLCIGHVSHFYRKPELEAAGWLPRLPIEQLLHFDRWQGAAGEADEALVDAVRDTQAVLAAGGPLG
- the cobU gene encoding bifunctional adenosylcobinamide kinase/adenosylcobinamide-phosphate guanylyltransferase is translated as MSIELILGGARSGKSRHAETRAQASAAAVTVIATAQALDEEMVARIRRHQNDRPSAWRTVETPRALAATLSREAAPGRCLVVDCLTLWLANLLDGAENLPPGADASALPHFTEERDALLATLPQLPGHILLVSNEVGLGLVPEHPLGRLFRDEAGRLNQQVAQLADTVTFVAAGLPLTLKAPG